The Streptomyces sp. P9-A4 genome contains a region encoding:
- a CDS encoding DUF6777 domain-containing protein: MSTRTAARSAAALAAALLLAGCSSVWEGSRGGAAPAAAGGGEDVFLQPLAAQGPDPFTASTVRNAVRPPSPGRDPSAPAEQVREVIGSTPGLYGGTRSVGSCDVERQVAFLGTDPGKTRAFAEAAGIPESKVAGWLRGLTPVVLRADVRVTNHGYREGRATAFQSVLQSGTAVLVDQYGSPRVRCACGNPLRTPEATPSGVHRGEPWDEFDPDRVIVVRPTTTVVTSLVIVNATDRSWIERRTGSDGREDRAPAVAPACDPDACALTGTGTPAPATPDTGAPDTGAPDRRTSPAPASPVPPAPVPSDPSAPLPVGPDASGTGGTGTEPAPTNPDPNPHPVPDTPPIPDGNPDRNPDGSHDPYADPYADPYADPRTEPFPDPFSVPPTVPEGELPPEQLFPAGPVPDRPETFEG, encoded by the coding sequence GTGTCCACCCGTACCGCCGCGCGCTCCGCCGCCGCCCTCGCCGCCGCCCTGCTGCTCGCCGGTTGCTCCTCCGTCTGGGAGGGCTCGCGCGGCGGGGCTGCGCCCGCCGCGGCGGGCGGCGGTGAGGACGTGTTCCTCCAGCCGCTCGCGGCCCAGGGCCCCGACCCCTTCACCGCTTCCACCGTCCGCAACGCCGTACGGCCGCCGTCCCCCGGGCGGGACCCCAGCGCCCCGGCCGAGCAGGTCCGCGAGGTCATCGGCTCCACCCCGGGCCTCTACGGGGGCACCCGGTCGGTCGGCAGCTGCGACGTCGAACGGCAGGTCGCCTTCCTCGGTACCGACCCGGGCAAGACCCGTGCCTTCGCGGAGGCCGCCGGCATCCCCGAGAGCAAGGTCGCCGGCTGGCTGCGCGGGCTGACCCCGGTGGTCCTGCGCGCGGACGTCAGGGTCACCAACCACGGCTACCGCGAGGGCCGCGCCACGGCCTTCCAGTCCGTCCTGCAGTCCGGTACGGCCGTCCTCGTCGACCAGTACGGGTCGCCGCGCGTCCGCTGCGCCTGCGGCAACCCCCTGCGCACCCCGGAGGCGACCCCGTCCGGCGTCCACCGGGGCGAGCCCTGGGACGAGTTCGACCCCGACCGTGTGATCGTCGTCCGGCCCACGACCACCGTCGTCACCAGCCTGGTCATCGTGAACGCCACCGACCGCAGCTGGATCGAACGGCGGACCGGCAGCGACGGCCGCGAGGACCGCGCACCCGCCGTGGCTCCGGCCTGCGACCCCGACGCCTGCGCCCTCACCGGGACCGGCACTCCCGCCCCGGCCACGCCCGACACCGGAGCTCCCGACACCGGCGCCCCGGATCGTCGTACCTCCCCGGCCCCCGCCTCCCCGGTCCCGCCCGCGCCCGTGCCGTCCGACCCCTCGGCCCCCCTCCCGGTCGGCCCCGACGCCTCCGGAACCGGTGGCACCGGCACCGAGCCCGCCCCCACGAACCCGGACCCGAACCCCCACCCCGTCCCCGACACCCCGCCGATCCCGGACGGGAACCCCGACCGGAACCCCGACGGGAGCCACGACCCCTACGCGGACCCCTATGCCGACCCGTACGCCGACCCCCGTACGGAACCCTTCCCCGACCCCTTCTCCGTGCCGCCCACCGTGCCCGAAGGCGAGCTGCCGCCCGAGCAGCTCTTCCCGGCGGGCCCGGTCCCGGACCGGCCCGAGACCTTCGAGGGGTGA
- a CDS encoding YndJ family protein: MSVLVASVVTIGMFWVVPTGLALLDGPRPPGGDLLRRAWPLFAVPGAAALWLPRSGLSTALAAVYALATLALALQAPARLFLTRSLRPAETAVLTALVAPSVAGLALVAERASYPLFGFDLDLLTLTVPHFHFAGFAAALVAGLLCRLDDGPAARFAALSVPAGTLLVLLGYFVDDWAELAGAVVLTAGMTTVAVLTLRERRAVGTDRITRGLLAVSAAVLFVTMLLALSWALGEATGLPHLSLTWTAATHGLGNALGFTVCALLAHRRLAAEREAPTDASPSPSPTTHPRTELPA, encoded by the coding sequence CTGTCGGTCCTCGTCGCCTCGGTGGTCACGATCGGCATGTTCTGGGTGGTCCCGACGGGGCTCGCGCTCCTGGACGGCCCCCGGCCACCGGGCGGGGACCTGCTGCGGCGGGCCTGGCCGCTGTTCGCCGTCCCCGGCGCCGCGGCCCTGTGGCTGCCCCGCTCCGGGCTCTCGACCGCGCTCGCCGCCGTCTACGCCCTCGCCACCCTCGCGCTCGCGCTCCAGGCCCCGGCGAGGCTCTTCCTCACCCGCTCGCTGCGCCCGGCGGAGACGGCCGTGCTCACGGCCCTCGTCGCGCCCTCCGTCGCCGGTCTCGCGCTCGTCGCCGAGCGGGCCTCGTACCCGCTGTTCGGCTTCGACCTGGACCTCCTCACGCTGACCGTCCCGCACTTCCACTTCGCGGGGTTCGCCGCCGCCCTGGTCGCCGGGCTGCTCTGCCGCCTCGACGACGGTCCCGCAGCCCGCTTCGCCGCGCTCAGCGTCCCCGCCGGGACACTGCTCGTCCTGCTCGGCTACTTCGTCGACGACTGGGCCGAGCTCGCCGGGGCGGTCGTCCTCACCGCCGGAATGACCACGGTCGCCGTCCTGACCCTGCGCGAACGCCGGGCCGTGGGCACCGACCGGATCACCCGCGGACTGCTCGCCGTCTCGGCCGCGGTCCTCTTCGTCACGATGCTCCTGGCGCTGAGCTGGGCGCTCGGCGAGGCGACCGGCCTGCCGCACCTCAGCCTGACCTGGACGGCGGCGACCCACGGCCTGGGCAACGCCCTCGGCTTCACCGTCTGCGCCCTCCTCGCCCACCGCCGCCTCGCCGCGGAGCGCGAAGCCCCCACCGACGCCTCCCCGAGCCCCTCCCCCACGACCCACCCGCGAACGGAGCTTCCGGCATGA
- a CDS encoding SpoIIE family protein phosphatase, producing the protein MNVGSGGGESTGRPARVRLGPVPGAAGILSAYGSAFRMGGFDWDLVAGTMVMDDASLDVFDMDRADYDGRPETLGSRVLPDEGRRLDTLVAQALKDGSEQYGAYFRIRRRDGGHQWTHTQGIVHRDDTGRPVRIIGVVRDATHELTESAARLGLDEGRRRRAGVVEGTTAALAYARTVQDVIDLLNDSHALEHFGAASLVVGLLDAGRIHLVAEGPEGAFVPGTRFTRVDEPYPMSEVIRTLRPRFIDSPRDFADSFPVLWPHISGLGITAAAYLPLVAQARPIGALGLLYSDRTGFSEDERTLLVALGSSIAQSLQRAMLYEQEHDLAEGLQQAMLPRRIPEVPGARTAVRYRSARLGRDIGGDWYDIIPLPGGRVGAVIGDVQGHDTHAAAVMGQLRIVLRAYAAEGHTPATVMARASVFLHELDTERFATCTYAEADLGTGVVQVVRAGHVDPLIREADGSCRRVPVEGGLPLGLSAEFGRLDYPVTTLELDPGQTLMLYTDGLVEKPGSDLDEGLQWLSALVRRGPADLQELADLLCDVVADRGGEDDVAILLLRRQGAPGGQGAGRFQQHVAQSDPEALSSARHMIRAAVRSWGAGERADEIELVADELMTNALMHTDGGAIVTLRALGGPGRRLRVEVEDRSSALPRRREAGEAGVSGRGLLLVDQLSDEWGVESRGGGKCVWCEFTVEH; encoded by the coding sequence ATGAACGTGGGCAGCGGGGGCGGCGAGTCGACCGGGCGGCCGGCGCGGGTGCGGCTGGGGCCGGTGCCCGGCGCGGCCGGAATCCTGTCCGCGTACGGCTCCGCCTTCCGTATGGGCGGCTTCGACTGGGACCTGGTCGCCGGCACGATGGTCATGGACGACGCCTCGCTCGACGTCTTCGACATGGACCGCGCGGACTACGACGGCCGGCCCGAGACTCTCGGCTCACGGGTGCTGCCCGACGAGGGCCGCCGTCTCGACACCCTGGTCGCCCAGGCGCTCAAGGACGGCAGCGAGCAGTACGGCGCGTACTTCCGCATCCGGCGCAGAGACGGCGGACACCAGTGGACCCACACCCAGGGGATCGTCCACCGCGACGACACCGGCCGCCCGGTGCGCATCATCGGCGTCGTCCGCGACGCCACGCACGAACTCACCGAGTCCGCCGCCCGGCTCGGCCTCGACGAGGGGCGCCGCAGGCGCGCCGGGGTCGTCGAGGGCACCACGGCCGCCCTCGCGTACGCGCGGACCGTGCAGGACGTCATCGACCTGCTCAACGACTCGCACGCCCTCGAACACTTCGGCGCCGCGAGCCTCGTCGTGGGTCTCCTCGACGCCGGCCGGATCCATCTGGTCGCCGAGGGTCCCGAGGGCGCCTTCGTGCCGGGCACCCGATTCACCCGGGTGGACGAGCCGTACCCGATGAGTGAGGTGATCCGTACCCTGCGCCCCCGGTTCATCGACTCGCCGCGGGACTTCGCCGACTCCTTCCCCGTGCTCTGGCCGCACATCAGCGGACTCGGCATCACCGCCGCCGCCTATCTGCCGCTGGTCGCCCAGGCCCGGCCCATCGGGGCGCTCGGGCTGCTCTACAGCGACAGGACGGGGTTCAGCGAGGACGAGCGGACCCTGCTCGTCGCCCTCGGCAGCAGCATCGCCCAGAGCCTCCAGCGCGCCATGCTGTACGAGCAGGAGCACGACCTCGCCGAGGGGCTCCAGCAGGCGATGCTGCCGCGCCGCATCCCCGAGGTGCCCGGCGCGCGGACCGCCGTCCGCTACCGCTCGGCCCGCCTCGGCCGTGACATCGGCGGCGACTGGTACGACATCATCCCGCTGCCCGGCGGGCGGGTCGGCGCCGTCATCGGGGACGTACAGGGGCACGACACCCACGCCGCGGCCGTCATGGGACAGCTGCGGATCGTGCTGCGGGCCTACGCCGCCGAGGGGCACACCCCCGCCACCGTGATGGCGCGCGCCTCCGTCTTCCTCCACGAACTCGACACCGAACGCTTCGCCACCTGCACCTACGCGGAGGCCGACCTCGGCACCGGAGTCGTCCAGGTGGTCCGCGCCGGCCATGTCGACCCCCTGATCAGGGAGGCGGACGGCAGCTGCCGGCGCGTCCCGGTGGAGGGCGGGCTGCCGCTCGGGCTCTCCGCCGAGTTCGGCCGGCTCGACTACCCCGTGACGACCCTGGAACTGGACCCCGGCCAGACCCTGATGCTCTACACCGACGGTCTGGTGGAGAAGCCGGGCTCCGACCTCGACGAGGGCCTCCAGTGGCTCTCCGCCCTCGTCCGGCGCGGCCCCGCCGACCTCCAGGAACTCGCCGACCTCCTCTGCGACGTGGTCGCCGACCGGGGCGGGGAGGACGATGTCGCGATCCTCCTCCTGCGTCGCCAGGGCGCGCCCGGGGGCCAGGGCGCGGGCCGGTTCCAGCAGCACGTGGCGCAGAGCGACCCCGAGGCGCTCAGCTCGGCCCGGCACATGATCCGGGCGGCCGTACGGTCCTGGGGCGCCGGGGAGCGCGCCGACGAGATCGAACTGGTCGCCGACGAGCTGATGACCAACGCCCTGATGCACACCGACGGCGGGGCGATCGTGACCCTGCGGGCCCTGGGCGGGCCCGGACGGCGGCTCCGGGTGGAGGTGGAGGACCGCTCCAGCGCCCTGCCCCGGCGCCGGGAGGCGGGGGAGGCCGGGGTGTCCGGCCGGGGCCTGCTGCTCGTCGACCAGCTCTCCGACGAGTGGGGCGTGGAGTCGAGGGGTGGCGGCAAGTGTGTGTGGTGCGAGTTCACCGTGGAGCACTGA
- a CDS encoding wax ester/triacylglycerol synthase family O-acyltransferase — MSSELLAPLDLAFWHLESPSHPLHLGALAHFGPLPVTTGHEPADVLSLLARRAAAVPRLRMRVRDVLLPVGGSAWTADPDFDVRHHVHEIAVPGADFPAETARLAAELMERPVARGLPPWEMYLLSGAPDGSFAVLVKLHHALADGMRAVAIGAGIFDEIAVGRRPANRQRPVPPRSWLPGPGRLLGMARDRIGDLGRAVEVGASVVGASVVRAGRLDGRPALAAESSGTRRIATVTLPLDRVHRVRRTTGGTANDVLLAVVAGALRRWFDGRGLPFPGADPRALVPVSRRRPGTPPGPGNSLSGYLVDLPVTEPDPTARLAAVRTAMDRNKAAGPFRGAGAVALLADRLPPLAHRFGAPLASGAAWLLFDLLVTQVPLPRSALSLGGAPLRALFPMAPLARGQSLAVAMSPYDGRVHIGLVADGEAVPDLDALAEALTAELDLLDPPAN; from the coding sequence GTGAGCAGTGAGCTACTGGCACCCCTGGACCTGGCCTTCTGGCACCTGGAATCCCCATCCCACCCCCTCCACCTCGGGGCCCTCGCCCACTTCGGACCCCTGCCCGTGACCACCGGGCACGAGCCGGCCGACGTCCTGAGCCTGCTCGCCCGGCGCGCCGCCGCCGTCCCCCGGCTCCGCATGCGCGTCCGCGACGTCCTGCTCCCGGTCGGCGGCTCCGCCTGGACCGCAGACCCGGACTTCGACGTACGCCACCACGTCCACGAGATCGCCGTCCCCGGCGCCGACTTCCCGGCCGAGACCGCCCGGCTCGCCGCCGAACTCATGGAACGCCCCGTCGCCCGAGGTCTGCCGCCCTGGGAGATGTACCTGCTGAGCGGCGCCCCCGACGGCTCCTTCGCCGTCCTCGTCAAGCTCCACCACGCCCTCGCCGACGGCATGCGGGCCGTCGCCATCGGCGCCGGGATCTTCGACGAGATCGCCGTGGGCCGCCGCCCCGCGAACCGTCAGCGGCCGGTCCCGCCGCGCTCCTGGCTCCCCGGCCCCGGACGGCTCCTCGGCATGGCCCGCGACCGGATCGGCGACCTCGGCCGGGCCGTCGAGGTCGGTGCCTCGGTCGTCGGCGCCTCCGTCGTCCGCGCCGGACGGCTCGACGGGCGCCCCGCCCTCGCCGCCGAGTCCAGCGGAACCCGCCGGATCGCCACCGTCACACTGCCCCTCGACCGCGTCCACCGCGTCCGCCGCACCACCGGCGGAACCGCCAACGACGTCCTCCTCGCCGTCGTCGCCGGAGCCCTACGCCGCTGGTTCGACGGGCGCGGACTGCCTTTCCCCGGCGCCGACCCGCGCGCCCTCGTCCCCGTCTCGCGGCGCCGCCCCGGCACCCCGCCCGGCCCCGGAAACAGCCTCTCCGGCTACCTCGTCGACCTGCCCGTCACCGAACCCGACCCGACCGCCCGGCTCGCCGCCGTCCGTACGGCCATGGACCGCAACAAGGCCGCTGGCCCCTTCCGGGGCGCCGGAGCCGTCGCCCTCCTGGCCGACCGACTGCCCCCGCTGGCCCACCGCTTCGGCGCGCCGCTCGCCTCCGGCGCCGCCTGGCTCCTCTTCGACCTCCTCGTCACCCAGGTCCCGCTGCCCCGCTCCGCGCTCTCCCTCGGCGGCGCCCCGCTCCGCGCGCTGTTCCCCATGGCCCCGCTGGCCCGGGGCCAGTCGCTGGCCGTCGCGATGTCCCCGTACGACGGCCGGGTCCACATCGGCCTCGTCGCCGACGGCGAGGCCGTCCCCGACCTCGACGCGCTGGCCGAGGCCCTCACGGCCGAACTCGACCTGCTCGACCCACCGGCGAACTAG
- a CDS encoding Fpg/Nei family DNA glycosylase — MPELPEVEALRAFLDTHLVGKEIARVLPVAISVLKTYDPPLSAVEGAEVTGVGRHGKFLDLVTTGPAGELHILVHLARAGWLRWQDPLPSGPPKPGKGPLALRTALTGGDGFDLTEAGTTKRLAVYVVRDPQEVPGVARLGPDPLAEDFGPEEFAALLDGERRQIKGALRDQSLIAGIGNAYSDEILHAAKTSPFKPTAHLTPAETAALYTAMRTTLHDAVERSHGLAAGRLKAEKKSGLRVHGRTGEPCPVCGDTIREVSFSDSSLQYCPTCQTGGKILADRRLSRLLK, encoded by the coding sequence ATGCCCGAACTCCCCGAGGTGGAAGCGCTGCGCGCGTTCCTCGACACCCACCTGGTGGGCAAGGAGATCGCCCGTGTGCTGCCCGTCGCGATCAGCGTCCTCAAGACCTACGACCCGCCCCTGAGCGCCGTCGAGGGCGCCGAGGTCACCGGCGTCGGGCGGCACGGGAAGTTCCTCGACCTCGTCACCACCGGACCCGCGGGCGAGCTTCACATCCTCGTCCACCTCGCCCGCGCGGGCTGGCTCCGCTGGCAGGACCCGCTGCCCTCCGGACCGCCCAAGCCGGGCAAGGGCCCGCTCGCCCTGCGCACCGCGCTCACCGGTGGCGACGGCTTCGACCTCACCGAGGCGGGCACCACGAAGCGCCTCGCCGTGTACGTGGTGCGCGATCCGCAGGAGGTGCCGGGCGTGGCCCGTCTCGGCCCCGACCCGCTCGCCGAGGACTTCGGGCCCGAGGAGTTCGCCGCCCTGCTCGACGGGGAACGCCGCCAGATCAAGGGCGCCCTGCGCGACCAGAGCCTCATCGCCGGTATCGGCAACGCGTACAGCGACGAGATCCTGCACGCCGCGAAGACCTCCCCCTTCAAACCGACCGCGCACCTCACCCCGGCGGAGACGGCCGCCCTCTACACCGCGATGAGGACCACCCTCCATGACGCCGTCGAACGCTCCCACGGCCTCGCCGCGGGCAGGCTCAAGGCCGAGAAGAAGAGCGGCCTGCGCGTCCACGGCCGCACCGGCGAACCCTGCCCGGTCTGCGGGGACACCATCCGCGAGGTCTCCTTCAGTGACTCCTCCCTCCAGTACTGCCCCACCTGCCAGACCGGCGGGAAGATCCTCGCCGACAGAAGGCTTTCCCGCCTTCTCAAGTAG